From the Clostridium sp. Marseille-P299 genome, one window contains:
- a CDS encoding ABC transporter ATP-binding protein, producing MDAIQVHHMVKQFKENYAVNDISFHVKKGELFGFLGVNGAGKSTTINILCTLYPMTLGSASICGLDLNAQKDKIRKHIGVVFQENSLDDRLSVKENLLYRSYLYSSDSNLIKKRLSNVCELLELSDLLKKRYKKLSGGQKRRCEIARALLHQPEILFLDEPTTGLDPRTRSLVWDQISYLKNELGMTIFLTTHNMEEAAKAEHIVVIDHGKIVADASPFTLKEKYSFDKLRLHTNETATVLEIVNTFGFRANIDTNCITVQLPNTLVSIPLLQALENHIQAYEVLQGTMEDAFLTLTYNTNYEYKNGGYNENSSNVNETKYETLF from the coding sequence ATGGACGCAATACAAGTTCATCATATGGTTAAGCAATTTAAAGAAAATTATGCTGTAAATGATATTAGCTTTCATGTAAAAAAAGGAGAACTCTTTGGATTCTTAGGCGTAAATGGTGCGGGTAAGTCAACTACAATTAATATTCTGTGCACACTTTATCCGATGACCTTAGGTTCCGCAAGTATCTGTGGTCTTGATTTAAATGCACAAAAAGATAAAATTCGCAAACACATCGGTGTTGTGTTTCAAGAAAACTCCCTAGATGATAGGTTAAGCGTGAAAGAAAATTTATTATATCGATCTTATCTTTATAGTAGTGATTCAAATCTTATAAAAAAGCGGCTTTCAAACGTATGCGAACTTCTCGAGTTATCAGACCTTTTAAAGAAAAGATATAAAAAATTATCTGGTGGTCAAAAAAGACGTTGTGAAATTGCTAGAGCTTTACTACATCAACCAGAAATCTTATTTCTAGACGAACCAACAACAGGGCTTGACCCTAGAACAAGAAGTCTTGTTTGGGATCAAATCTCATACCTAAAAAATGAGCTTGGTATGACAATTTTTTTAACCACTCATAATATGGAAGAAGCTGCAAAAGCTGAACATATCGTTGTAATTGATCATGGAAAAATCGTTGCAGATGCCTCTCCTTTTACCTTAAAGGAAAAATATTCTTTTGATAAATTACGCCTTCATACAAATGAGACTGCTACTGTTTTAGAAATTGTAAATACATTTGGTTTTCGTGCAAACATAGATACGAATTGTATTACTGTTCAACTGCCAAATACTTTAGTATCCATTCCTTTATTACAAGCTTTAGAAAATCACATTCAAGCATATGAAGTCCTGCAAGGGACTATGGAGGATGCATTTTTAACATTGACTTATAATA
- a CDS encoding argininosuccinate synthase has translation MKEKVILAYSGGLDTTAIIPWLKENYDYEVICCCIDVGQGNELDGLEERAKLSGASKLYIEHITDEFVDEYVMPCVKAGAVYENKYLLGTSMARPVIAKKLVEVAKKEGAVAICHGATGKGNDQVRFELGIKALAPELKIIAPWRCNETWKMQSREDEIEYCKAHGIDLPFDASHSYSRDRNLWHISHEGLELEDPANAPNYDHLLVLGVSPEKAPDEAETLSLTFEKGIPVALNGKKMKASDIITELNTLGGKHGVGIVDIVENRVVGMKSRGVYETPGGTILMEAHTALEELILDRATLTCKKEIGNKFADVVYEGKWFTPLREAFQAFVDVTQEYVTGEVKLKLYKGNIIKQGTTSPYSLYNESIASFTTGDLYDHHDAEGFINLFGLSLKVRAMKMAEAEKNNK, from the coding sequence ATGAAAGAAAAAGTAATTCTCGCTTACTCCGGTGGTCTTGATACTACTGCAATTATTCCATGGTTAAAAGAAAATTATGATTATGAAGTTATTTGCTGCTGCATCGATGTTGGTCAAGGAAATGAATTAGATGGTTTGGAAGAACGCGCTAAATTATCTGGCGCATCAAAATTGTACATAGAACATATTACTGATGAATTCGTGGATGAATATGTAATGCCATGTGTGAAAGCTGGCGCTGTTTATGAAAATAAATACTTATTAGGTACATCTATGGCTCGTCCTGTTATCGCTAAGAAATTAGTTGAAGTTGCTAAAAAAGAAGGCGCTGTTGCGATTTGTCATGGTGCTACTGGTAAAGGTAATGATCAGGTACGCTTTGAGTTAGGTATTAAAGCCCTTGCTCCTGAATTAAAGATTATTGCTCCATGGAGATGCAACGAAACTTGGAAAATGCAATCTCGTGAAGATGAAATCGAATATTGCAAGGCTCATGGAATTGATTTACCATTCGATGCAAGCCACAGCTACAGCCGTGATCGCAACTTATGGCATATCAGTCATGAAGGTTTAGAACTTGAAGATCCAGCCAATGCACCTAATTATGATCATTTATTAGTACTTGGGGTTTCTCCTGAAAAGGCACCTGATGAAGCAGAAACACTATCCTTAACATTTGAAAAAGGAATCCCTGTTGCATTAAATGGTAAGAAAATGAAAGCTTCTGATATCATCACAGAGCTTAATACACTTGGTGGTAAGCATGGTGTTGGTATTGTTGATATCGTTGAAAACCGTGTGGTTGGTATGAAATCTCGTGGTGTTTATGAAACCCCTGGCGGAACTATTTTAATGGAAGCTCATACTGCATTAGAGGAATTAATTCTTGACCGTGCAACCCTTACTTGCAAAAAGGAAATTGGCAATAAATTTGCAGACGTTGTTTATGAAGGAAAATGGTTTACACCACTTCGTGAAGCATTTCAAGCATTTGTTGATGTTACACAAGAATATGTAACTGGCGAAGTAAAATTAAAGCTTTATAAAGGTAACATTATAAAACAAGGCACTACTTCTCCTTACTCTTTATACAATGAAAGTATTGCATCCTTTACTACAGGTGATTTATACGATCACCATGATGCAGAAGGCTTCATCAATCTTTTTGGTTTATCCTTAAAGGTTCGTGCTATGAAAATGGCTGAGGCTGAGAAAAACAACAAGTAA
- a CDS encoding phosphatase PAP2 family protein — MREIIKKYKHAWVLLYFFIYLIWFFYLNQISADSFHPIEVPLDASIPFIEAFIIPYYIWFAYIPIVILYFFLNSKKEFYQCTAFLFIGMTICLIIYSVYPNGVYFRPDLDSLGRDNIFIKMTRLIYNVDPGTNVCPSIHSFNSIGVYIALHKSEKMKAHKWIRIGAFLLSVSICLSTVFVKQHSIFDVYMAILLAAVMYVIVYVPDYKKVWLKVKQVFSK; from the coding sequence ATGAGAGAAATTATTAAAAAATACAAGCATGCATGGGTATTACTCTATTTTTTTATTTATTTAATTTGGTTTTTTTATCTAAATCAAATAAGTGCAGATAGTTTTCATCCCATCGAAGTTCCCCTTGATGCGAGTATCCCATTTATTGAAGCCTTTATCATACCGTATTATATTTGGTTTGCCTACATACCTATTGTCATACTTTATTTCTTTTTAAATTCAAAGAAGGAATTTTATCAATGCACCGCATTTTTATTTATTGGTATGACAATTTGTCTTATTATTTATTCAGTTTATCCCAATGGAGTTTATTTTAGACCGGATTTAGATAGCCTTGGCAGAGATAATATTTTTATTAAAATGACTCGACTTATATATAATGTTGATCCAGGTACAAATGTGTGCCCAAGTATACATAGTTTCAATTCCATTGGTGTCTACATTGCATTACATAAAAGCGAAAAAATGAAAGCCCATAAATGGATAAGAATAGGAGCATTTCTTTTATCGGTATCCATTTGCTTATCGACTGTTTTTGTAAAACAACATTCCATATTTGATGTATATATGGCGATTCTTTTAGCGGCTGTTATGTATGTTATTGTTTATGTACCTGATTATAAAAAAGTGTGGTTGAAAGTAAAGCAAGTATTTTCTAAGTGA
- a CDS encoding Maf family protein, translated as MYQIILASGSPRRKEILEQVGVSFTIKVSDKEEPMDQTNPELLVKELSMMKAKDVAASILAPAIIIGADTVVALDGVIFGKPKNKEHAKEMLKKMQNNTHKVYTGVCILIKEEDGTTREISFAQASKVMVAPLNESQIEAYIDTNEPMDKAGAYAIQGKFAPYILGIEGDYYNIVGLPISAIYQNLYKNGIDLFTRKNI; from the coding sequence ATGTATCAAATTATATTAGCATCAGGATCACCAAGAAGAAAAGAAATTTTAGAACAGGTAGGAGTTAGCTTTACGATAAAGGTAAGTGATAAAGAAGAACCAATGGATCAAACAAATCCAGAATTACTTGTAAAAGAATTATCCATGATGAAAGCCAAAGACGTTGCAGCTAGCATTTTGGCACCAGCGATTATTATTGGAGCAGATACTGTAGTGGCTTTAGATGGAGTAATATTTGGTAAGCCAAAGAATAAAGAACATGCAAAAGAAATGCTGAAAAAAATGCAAAATAATACACATAAAGTGTATACCGGTGTATGTATTTTAATTAAAGAAGAGGATGGAACTACCCGTGAAATATCATTTGCCCAAGCCTCTAAAGTTATGGTTGCACCATTAAATGAATCACAGATTGAAGCTTATATAGATACGAACGAACCTATGGATAAAGCAGGAGCTTATGCAATTCAGGGCAAGTTTGCTCCTTATATTTTAGGAATCGAGGGAGATTACTATAATATCGTTGGTTTGCCAATCTCTGCAATTTATCAAAACCTTTATAAAAACGGTATCGATTTATTTACTAGAAAAAATATTTAA
- the argC gene encoding N-acetyl-gamma-glutamyl-phosphate reductase, translating into MIKVGIIGSTGYAGQELVRLLVQHKEAEIVWFGSKSYIDKKYSDVFHNMFQIVDATCMDDNMDELSNQVDVIFTATPQGLCASLMNETILSKVKVIDLSADYRIKDVNTYESWYGIKHASPNYISEAVYGLCEINREEIKKARLIANPGCYPTCSILSIYPLIKEGLIDPQSIIIDAKSGTSGAGRGAKVDNLYCEVNENIKAYGVTTHRHTPEIEEQLAIAAGEKIALNFTPHLVPMNRGILVTAYANLKEKVSYEEVKAVYDKYYKNEYFVRVLEKGISPETRWVEGSNFVDVNFQIDARTNRIIMMGAMDNLVKGAAGQAIQNMNLMFGLSEDEGLKLVPMFP; encoded by the coding sequence ATGATTAAAGTTGGAATTATAGGTTCGACTGGTTATGCAGGCCAAGAACTCGTTCGATTACTGGTACAACACAAAGAAGCCGAAATTGTATGGTTTGGCTCAAAGAGTTATATCGATAAAAAGTATTCGGACGTATTTCACAATATGTTTCAGATTGTTGATGCAACATGCATGGATGACAATATGGACGAATTAAGTAATCAAGTAGATGTTATTTTTACTGCGACGCCACAGGGTTTATGTGCATCCCTAATGAATGAAACTATTTTATCAAAAGTAAAAGTGATTGATTTAAGTGCGGATTACCGAATTAAAGATGTTAATACATATGAGTCATGGTATGGAATTAAGCATGCAAGCCCTAATTACATAAGTGAGGCCGTTTATGGTCTTTGTGAAATAAATCGTGAAGAGATAAAAAAAGCTAGACTCATAGCTAATCCAGGATGTTATCCAACCTGCTCAATCCTTTCTATTTATCCATTGATAAAAGAAGGCTTGATTGATCCACAAAGTATTATAATTGATGCAAAATCAGGGACATCGGGTGCAGGAAGAGGCGCAAAAGTTGATAACTTATATTGTGAAGTAAACGAAAATATCAAAGCATATGGTGTTACGACACATCGACATACACCTGAAATAGAAGAACAGCTAGCTATCGCAGCTGGTGAAAAAATAGCATTAAATTTTACTCCTCATTTAGTACCAATGAACCGAGGAATTCTAGTAACAGCTTACGCAAATCTGAAAGAAAAAGTTTCTTATGAGGAAGTAAAAGCAGTTTATGATAAGTACTATAAAAATGAATATTTCGTAAGAGTTCTTGAAAAAGGCATTTCACCAGAAACAAGATGGGTGGAAGGTAGCAATTTCGTAGATGTTAACTTTCAAATTGATGCTAGAACAAATCGCATTATTATGATGGGTGCGATGGATAATCTAGTAAAAGGAGCAGCAGGTCAGGCAATTCAGAACATGAATCTTATGTTTGGTTTGTCAGAGGATGAGGGATTAAAACTTGTTCCAATGTTTCCTTAG
- the argJ gene encoding bifunctional ornithine acetyltransferase/N-acetylglutamate synthase: protein MEIINGGVTAASGFLAAGVYAGIKKKRKDMALVYSTVPAVAAGTFTTNVVKAAPVKWDMKLLKENKKIQAVVLNSGVANACTGSVGDENNEKMAKAVAEALNIPADTVLTASTGVIGKQLPIDVICEGAKLLQAELSDTREAGLLAAEAIMTTDTISKEAAVSFMIGDKKVTVGGMSKGSGMIHPNMATMLGVVTTDIAISKELLQEAISEDVKETFNMISIDRDTSTNDSLMVLANGLAGNTLITEKGADYDNFVKALNYVTKTLAKMMAGDGEGATKLLEVTVKGASTKEQATILSKSIITSNLVKTAVFGNDANWGRILCAMGYAGVEFDPEAVDLYIESEEGKLKLVENGMATDYSEEIATKILSAKEVTAIADIKMGNESATAWGCDFTYDYVKINADYRS, encoded by the coding sequence ATGGAGATAATAAATGGTGGAGTAACAGCAGCAAGTGGTTTTTTAGCAGCTGGTGTATATGCAGGAATTAAGAAGAAAAGAAAAGATATGGCACTGGTTTATTCTACTGTTCCAGCAGTGGCGGCTGGAACATTTACAACCAACGTTGTAAAAGCAGCACCTGTAAAATGGGATATGAAACTTTTAAAGGAAAATAAGAAAATCCAAGCTGTCGTATTAAATAGTGGAGTAGCCAATGCCTGTACTGGCAGTGTAGGTGATGAAAACAATGAAAAAATGGCAAAGGCTGTAGCAGAAGCTCTAAACATACCAGCGGATACTGTTTTAACCGCGTCCACGGGTGTCATCGGGAAACAACTACCAATCGATGTAATCTGTGAAGGTGCAAAATTGCTACAGGCGGAACTTTCCGATACAAGAGAAGCAGGTTTGTTAGCAGCAGAAGCAATTATGACGACTGATACCATTTCAAAAGAAGCAGCGGTAAGCTTTATGATAGGAGATAAAAAAGTAACTGTTGGTGGAATGAGTAAGGGTTCTGGTATGATTCATCCAAACATGGCAACGATGCTTGGCGTTGTTACTACGGATATTGCTATTAGCAAAGAACTTTTACAAGAAGCTATAAGTGAAGATGTAAAAGAAACCTTTAATATGATTTCCATTGACCGTGATACTTCAACCAACGATTCCTTAATGGTATTAGCAAATGGTCTTGCAGGAAATACTTTAATAACGGAAAAAGGCGCTGATTACGATAACTTTGTGAAAGCTCTAAACTACGTAACGAAAACATTAGCTAAGATGATGGCTGGTGATGGTGAAGGAGCAACAAAATTATTAGAAGTTACCGTAAAAGGTGCAAGTACAAAAGAGCAAGCGACAATTTTAAGCAAATCCATTATAACATCAAATCTAGTAAAAACTGCGGTGTTTGGAAATGACGCAAACTGGGGACGAATCCTATGTGCCATGGGATATGCGGGAGTAGAATTTGATCCAGAAGCAGTTGATTTATATATTGAAAGTGAAGAAGGCAAGTTAAAACTCGTTGAAAATGGAATGGCTACCGATTATTCCGAAGAAATAGCTACTAAAATATTATCTGCAAAAGAAGTAACTGCAATTGCAGACATCAAGATGGGAAATGAAAGTGCAACTGCATGGGGATGTGACTTTACCTATGATTATGTAAAAATTAATGCAGACTATCGTTCTTAG
- the argB gene encoding acetylglutamate kinase: MEDNMEHMEQSLLKAQILIEALPYIQKFNHKKVVVKYGGSAMLDPELQMNVIKDVALLKLVGMQPIIVHGGGKEISKWVELLGHESKFVEGLRVTDETTMEVAEMVLGKVNKHLVQMVEQLGVKAAGISGKDGATLRVEKKLANGQDIGFVGNIIDVNTDLIDTLIENDFIPVIAPIGLDKDFQAYNINADDAACAIARAVGAEKLAFLTDIEGVYKDPSDKESLISVLTLEKAEELIGDGFIGGGMLPKLKNCIDAVLNGVSRVHILDGRMEHCLLLEFFTNKGIGTAIINDESILFEHENEPIN; this comes from the coding sequence ATGGAGGATAACATGGAGCATATGGAACAAAGTTTACTAAAGGCCCAGATATTAATTGAAGCATTGCCGTACATACAAAAATTTAATCATAAAAAAGTAGTAGTAAAATATGGTGGAAGTGCGATGCTTGATCCAGAATTACAAATGAATGTTATTAAAGATGTAGCACTCTTAAAACTAGTAGGAATGCAACCAATCATTGTACACGGTGGCGGAAAAGAAATCAGCAAGTGGGTAGAACTTCTTGGTCATGAATCCAAATTTGTTGAAGGCTTACGAGTAACCGATGAAACAACAATGGAAGTAGCAGAAATGGTGCTTGGCAAGGTGAATAAGCATCTTGTACAAATGGTAGAGCAACTAGGTGTAAAGGCGGCTGGTATTAGCGGAAAAGACGGGGCTACACTACGAGTTGAGAAAAAATTAGCCAATGGTCAAGACATCGGATTCGTTGGAAATATTATTGATGTAAATACAGACTTAATCGATACATTAATCGAAAACGATTTTATCCCTGTAATAGCACCAATCGGTTTAGATAAGGATTTCCAGGCTTATAACATAAACGCAGACGATGCAGCCTGCGCAATTGCAAGAGCAGTAGGAGCAGAAAAATTGGCATTTCTAACGGATATCGAAGGGGTATACAAAGATCCCAGCGATAAAGAATCTTTAATCTCTGTTTTAACTCTTGAAAAAGCAGAAGAGTTAATAGGTGACGGTTTTATTGGCGGTGGAATGCTACCTAAATTAAAAAATTGCATAGATGCAGTATTAAATGGAGTATCAAGAGTACATATTTTAGATGGAAGAATGGAGCATTGTTTGCTACTTGAGTTCTTTACCAACAAAGGAATTGGAACTGCAATCATCAATGATGAATCGATTTTATTTGAGCACGAAAATGAACCAATTAATTAA
- a CDS encoding aspartate aminotransferase family protein, with protein MEQLELIKAAEEHLMHTYNRYQIVLDHGEGVYLYDINGNKYLDFGAGIAVFALGYGNKEYNDALKGQIDKLLHTSNYFYNEPAINAATKFLAASKMDRVFFTSSGTEAIEGALKLARKYYYKKHGVADSEIISMNHSFHGRSMGALSVTGTKKYREAFEPLIGGTVFAEYNNLEDVKSKISNKTAAIIMETVQGEGGLYPANASFITDIRKLCDEKGILLILDEIQCGMGRCGTMFAYEQYGIKPDIMTSAKALGCGVPVGAFAATNTVAEAFEPGDHGTTYGGNPFVCAAINKVFEIYEKEQVLANVNEVGTYLVTELDKLVQKYDCIKERRGLGLMQGLEFTKPVKDIIENAMKHNLIVFSAGTNVIRFVPPLIITKQHVDEMITILKECI; from the coding sequence ATGGAACAATTGGAACTGATCAAAGCAGCAGAAGAACATTTGATGCATACATATAATCGTTATCAGATTGTACTTGACCATGGAGAAGGCGTTTATCTTTATGATATAAATGGAAATAAATACTTAGATTTTGGTGCTGGAATAGCAGTGTTTGCCCTCGGATATGGAAATAAAGAATATAACGATGCATTAAAAGGACAAATCGATAAATTATTACATACATCGAACTACTTTTATAACGAACCAGCAATAAATGCAGCAACAAAATTTTTAGCAGCATCTAAAATGGACCGAGTATTTTTCACAAGTAGTGGTACAGAAGCGATTGAGGGTGCACTAAAACTTGCAAGAAAATACTACTATAAGAAACATGGAGTAGCAGATAGCGAAATCATCTCTATGAATCATTCTTTTCATGGAAGAAGCATGGGTGCCTTATCAGTAACAGGAACTAAAAAATACAGAGAAGCATTCGAACCCTTAATCGGTGGAACCGTGTTTGCAGAATACAATAATCTAGAGGACGTAAAATCAAAGATATCAAATAAAACAGCAGCCATAATCATGGAAACAGTACAAGGTGAAGGAGGACTTTATCCTGCCAATGCATCCTTTATAACCGATATAAGAAAATTATGTGATGAAAAAGGAATTCTCCTAATCCTAGACGAAATACAATGTGGCATGGGAAGATGCGGAACCATGTTTGCCTATGAACAATACGGAATAAAGCCAGATATTATGACAAGTGCCAAAGCCCTTGGCTGTGGAGTCCCAGTAGGAGCTTTTGCAGCAACCAATACGGTAGCAGAAGCATTTGAACCAGGAGATCATGGAACAACCTATGGTGGAAATCCATTTGTATGTGCAGCAATAAATAAAGTCTTTGAAATATATGAAAAAGAACAAGTTCTTGCAAACGTAAACGAAGTAGGAACCTATTTAGTAACTGAGCTAGATAAACTCGTACAAAAATACGATTGTATCAAAGAACGACGTGGACTTGGCCTAATGCAAGGACTTGAATTCACAAAACCTGTAAAAGATATCATAGAAAATGCCATGAAACATAATCTCATTGTATTCTCAGCAGGTACCAATGTAATACGATTTGTACCACCTCTTATTATTACAAAACAACATGTAGATGAAATGATAACAATCTTAAAAGAGTGCATTTAA
- a CDS encoding DMT family transporter produces MMGWIIALISGALMSIQGVFNTGVTKQTSVWVASSFVQFTALIVCLIAWFVTGKEGTFGSLFRIDGKYMLLGGAIGAFITFTVIQSVTSLGPAKAAMLIVTSQLVIAYVIELFGLFGMEKASFEWRKAIGLVITIVGIIIFKWE; encoded by the coding sequence ATGATGGGATGGATTATAGCACTGATATCTGGTGCTTTGATGAGTATACAAGGAGTATTTAATACAGGGGTAACGAAGCAGACAAGTGTATGGGTGGCATCCTCATTTGTACAGTTTACGGCATTAATCGTATGTTTGATCGCATGGTTTGTTACAGGAAAAGAAGGAACCTTTGGGTCATTGTTTCGAATCGATGGGAAATATATGTTGCTTGGAGGAGCAATCGGAGCATTTATTACGTTTACAGTGATACAAAGTGTTACTAGTTTAGGACCTGCAAAAGCAGCGATGTTAATAGTTACGTCACAATTAGTAATTGCCTATGTAATAGAACTCTTTGGGTTATTTGGAATGGAAAAGGCTTCCTTTGAATGGAGAAAAGCGATCGGTCTGGTTATAACAATTGTTGGAATAATTATTTTTAAGTGGGAGTAA
- a CDS encoding helix-hairpin-helix domain-containing protein codes for MKDKKIWKYFVLGVFVVIIGIFYYKNNVKDTTEEASALFFEKTADVNTVLAEQAMGLGNEEKSQQTDVDSEVETKDEIMYIHVCGAVIDPGVYELTVGSRVIDAVTFAGGFKENAAMDAINQAQKLTDGVRLYIPTLEDIENTNIIQDEYPVVTGNPDNVSSSGDKTLDGKVNINTADKNTLMNLPGIGESKAQSIITYREKNGAFKTISDIQKISGIKEAVFNKIKDYITVTE; via the coding sequence ATGAAAGATAAGAAAATATGGAAATATTTTGTACTTGGTGTATTTGTCGTTATTATAGGTATATTTTATTATAAAAATAATGTTAAAGACACGACGGAAGAAGCATCTGCGCTCTTTTTTGAAAAAACAGCAGATGTTAATACTGTTTTAGCTGAACAAGCCATGGGTTTAGGCAATGAAGAAAAATCGCAACAAACCGATGTTGATTCAGAGGTCGAAACAAAAGATGAAATCATGTATATCCATGTTTGTGGTGCAGTTATCGATCCAGGTGTATATGAACTAACAGTTGGTAGCCGAGTAATTGATGCAGTTACGTTTGCTGGTGGATTTAAGGAAAACGCAGCAATGGATGCGATAAATCAAGCACAAAAACTAACGGATGGTGTAAGATTATATATTCCCACGTTAGAAGACATAGAGAATACTAATATAATACAGGATGAATATCCAGTAGTTACAGGAAATCCAGATAACGTATCCTCTAGTGGAGATAAAACTTTAGATGGGAAAGTTAACATTAATACAGCGGACAAAAATACATTAATGAACTTACCAGGGATTGGTGAATCAAAAGCACAAAGTATCATAACTTATCGAGAGAAGAATGGTGCATTTAAGACCATTAGCGATATACAAAAGATAAGCGGGATTAAAGAAGCTGTATTTAATAAAATCAAGGATTATATCACTGTGACAGAGTAG
- a CDS encoding response regulator transcription factor: MSKKVFVVDDEKLIVKGIRFSLEQDGMEVDCAYDGEEAVAAAKSKEYDVVLLDVMLPKLTGFEVCQQIREFSNMPIIMLTAKGDDMDKILGLEYGADDYITKPFNILEVKARIKAIMRRNGRKANENESKTITYGDMQIDSEGRRAFIAGKEVNLTAKEFDVLELLILNPNKVYSRENLLNIVWGYDYPGDVRTVDVHIRRLREKIEDNPSEPKYVHTKWGVGYYFKN; encoded by the coding sequence TTGAGCAAGAAAGTATTTGTTGTTGATGATGAAAAATTGATAGTAAAAGGAATCCGTTTTTCATTGGAACAGGATGGAATGGAAGTTGATTGTGCTTATGATGGGGAAGAAGCGGTGGCAGCAGCTAAGTCGAAAGAATATGATGTTGTATTATTAGACGTCATGTTACCAAAACTAACTGGGTTTGAAGTGTGCCAACAAATAAGAGAGTTTTCGAACATGCCAATCATCATGTTAACGGCCAAAGGCGATGATATGGATAAAATTCTTGGTCTAGAATATGGGGCAGATGATTATATTACGAAGCCATTTAATATTTTAGAGGTAAAAGCAAGAATTAAAGCTATTATGCGAAGAAATGGTCGAAAAGCGAATGAGAATGAATCCAAGACGATAACCTATGGAGATATGCAGATCGATAGCGAAGGACGTAGAGCATTTATAGCAGGTAAGGAAGTTAATCTTACTGCGAAGGAGTTTGATGTACTAGAGCTTCTTATTCTTAATCCAAATAAGGTTTATAGTAGAGAGAATTTGCTCAATATAGTTTGGGGATATGACTATCCAGGGGATGTTCGAACCGTGGATGTGCACATTCGTCGCTTACGTGAGAAAATTGAGGATAATCCAAGTGAACCAAAATATGTACATACAAAATGGGGCGTTGGATATTATTTTAAAAATTAG